In one window of Nicotiana tabacum cultivar K326 chromosome 12, ASM71507v2, whole genome shotgun sequence DNA:
- the LOC142167246 gene encoding uncharacterized protein LOC142167246: MSEEFTGNLLDQDEQQMTIELKLVEARDTFHLSVIYAKYFNVITSMDEKIGGIPYQMKKSIDFISMIEDCGLIDLGFHGPRYIWSNGRGPGSIVWKRLDKGHANDHWLTSFPATTFTHLASADSDHSPLLMEMHVRQDNAKKYFRFLNFWMKNGSFIPLLLELWSIQYISHLKLEKEVLKQKTQLQWFKEGDANSRSRDPDMKELKQVVFFMNPTSVAGADGMNGNFFQSCWEVIKTDLLAPILPNIISANQSGFVKGRSISENIMLAQEIVQGIKKPNFGANVVIKLDIEKSYDRVS, from the exons ATGTCAGAG GAGTTCACTGGTAATCTTTTAGACCAAGATGAACAACAGATGACAATTGAGCTGAAGCTTGTAGAAGCTAGAGATACCTTTCACCTCTCAGTGATCTATGCAAAAT ATTTTAATGTCATTACTTCCATGGATGAGAAGATTGGAGGGATACCATACCAGATGAAGAAGAGTATTGACTTCATCAGCATGATTGAAGATTGTGGCTTGATTGATTTGGGTTTTCATGGACCAAGATACATATGGTCTAATGGAAGAGGACCTGGTTCTATAGTGTGGAAAAGACTAGACAAGGGTCATGCTAATGATCACTGGCTAACCTCTTTCCCTGCTACTACTTTCACACATTTGGCTTCAGCAGATTCTGACCATTCACCTCTCCTAATGGAAATGCATGTGAGACAAGATAATGCCAAGAAATACTTTAGGTTTCTCAACTTTTGGATGAAGAATGGAAGTTTCATTCCACTACTTCTAGAGTTGTGGAGCATACAG TACATTAGTCACTTGAAACTTGAGAAGGAGGTACTAAAGCAGAAGACACAACTACAATGGTTCAAAGAAGGTGATGCTAACTCCAG GTCCAGAGATCCTGACATGAAAGAACTTAAACAAGTTGTGTTTTTCATGAACCCAACCAGTGTTGCAGGCGCAGATGGGATGAATGGCAATTTCTTTCAATCGTGTTGGGAAGTGATTAAGACTGATTT GCTTGCACCTATACTGCCAAACATCATCTCAGCTAATCAGTCTGGTTTTGTCAAAGGGAGAAGTATTTCAGAGAACATTATGCTTGCTCAAGAGATTGTCCAAGGAATTAAGAAGCCAAATTTTGGAGCTAATGTGGTTATTAAGCTAGATATAGAAAAATCTTATGATAGGGTTTCCTAG